One genomic segment of Thermus neutrinimicus includes these proteins:
- a CDS encoding AraC family ligand binding domain-containing protein: protein MNLQKKARYGEVRGVELLADHPEVRLVLFSLQKGQEVRGQGEPRVHLLCLEGEGVLWAGERTLPATPGTLLAVEPGEAHGAKAGEGTLLVLGIITPRP, encoded by the coding sequence ATGAACCTTCAGAAGAAGGCCCGCTACGGTGAGGTCCGCGGGGTGGAGCTCCTGGCCGACCACCCGGAGGTACGCCTGGTCCTCTTTAGCCTGCAAAAAGGGCAGGAGGTGCGGGGCCAAGGGGAGCCAAGGGTGCACCTCCTTTGCCTCGAGGGGGAGGGCGTCCTGTGGGCCGGGGAGCGCACCCTCCCCGCCACCCCGGGCACCCTCCTGGCGGTAGAGCCCGGGGAAGCCCATGGGGCCAAAGCCGGGGAGGGAACCCTTTTGGTGCTTGGCATCATCACCCCCAGGCCATGA
- a CDS encoding YwiC-like family protein yields MRATSVPLKSVALPTEHGGWGFTLEPLLLGLFLSPGPHTLGLSLLGLFGFLARHPLKLAYQDLRKGKRYPRTQLALKVGGAYSALALLGLLLTALTAQGPFLLPLLLALPLGAYMLWADALNRSRDLFPEVAAALAMASLAPAGVLAGGLGPETALGSFLALALRDVAALYYARTQVLRARGSNPKLYPAHLALWASLLLALLLQGQGLLPAPTTLALFLLALYGSLALLRPPVEAKVIGWTQMGFGLLVVLATALGYTLQGLPTALLGVPLLHRFLGWALVGLAFLAGLYLLLRKEVNRPVRILLGLYDLNALLGLLYLAFFWKPLPHPLLALIGVALLHLLLKKPHPWPGVGFLLLGFLLLWH; encoded by the coding sequence ATGCGTGCGACCAGTGTTCCCCTTAAGAGCGTGGCCCTCCCCACGGAGCACGGGGGCTGGGGGTTTACCCTAGAACCCCTCCTCCTCGGCCTGTTCCTCTCGCCGGGACCCCACACCCTGGGGCTATCCCTCCTGGGCCTTTTCGGGTTCTTGGCCCGGCACCCCTTGAAGTTGGCCTACCAGGACCTACGGAAGGGGAAGCGCTACCCCCGTACCCAACTGGCCTTGAAGGTGGGCGGGGCCTATTCCGCCTTGGCCCTTCTCGGCCTTCTCCTTACCGCCCTGACCGCGCAAGGCCCCTTCCTCCTTCCCCTCCTCCTGGCCCTGCCCTTGGGGGCCTACATGCTCTGGGCGGATGCCCTAAACCGCTCCCGGGACCTTTTCCCCGAGGTGGCCGCCGCCTTGGCCATGGCCTCCTTGGCCCCAGCCGGGGTTCTGGCCGGGGGCCTTGGGCCGGAGACCGCTTTGGGAAGCTTCCTGGCCTTGGCCCTGAGGGATGTGGCCGCCCTCTACTACGCCCGTACCCAGGTGCTCAGGGCCCGGGGAAGTAACCCTAAGCTTTACCCCGCCCACCTGGCCCTTTGGGCCTCCTTACTCCTGGCCCTCCTCCTCCAAGGCCAGGGGCTTCTGCCCGCTCCCACCACCCTTGCCCTTTTCCTCCTGGCCCTGTATGGAAGTCTGGCCCTCTTAAGGCCACCGGTGGAAGCCAAGGTCATCGGCTGGACACAGATGGGCTTTGGCCTTCTGGTGGTCCTGGCCACCGCTTTGGGCTACACCCTCCAGGGCCTTCCCACCGCCCTTTTGGGGGTGCCCCTTTTGCACCGGTTCCTGGGATGGGCCCTGGTGGGCCTGGCCTTTCTGGCAGGTCTTTACCTCCTCCTCCGGAAGGAGGTCAACAGGCCCGTGCGCATCCTGCTGGGCCTTTACGACCTGAATGCCCTCTTGGGCCTCCTCTACCTGGCCTTTTTCTGGAAACCCCTTCCCCACCCCCTTTTAGCCCTTATCGGGGTGGCCCTCCTTCACCTCCTCCTGAAAAAGCCCCACCCCTGGCCCGGGGTCGGCTTCCTCCTCCTGGGGTTCCTCCTTCTTTGGCACTGA
- a CDS encoding YbaN family protein, with the protein MRLAFVGLGLLFTGLGFLGAFLPILPSTPFFLIAAYLFSRSHPRLEAWLLSLPQVGPLVKNYREGRGISKKTKVLATALALGAAGISAYGLPHPAGQVAVLLLIAYGLYFIWSRVPTLAPEEGPKDQELPEG; encoded by the coding sequence ATGAGGCTAGCCTTTGTGGGTTTAGGCTTGCTCTTCACGGGGCTAGGGTTCTTAGGGGCTTTCCTCCCCATCCTCCCCTCCACCCCCTTTTTCCTGATAGCGGCCTATCTCTTTTCCCGAAGCCACCCCCGCCTCGAGGCCTGGCTCCTTTCCCTACCCCAGGTAGGCCCCTTGGTGAAAAACTACCGGGAAGGCCGGGGCATCTCCAAAAAGACCAAGGTCCTAGCCACGGCCTTGGCCTTGGGGGCAGCGGGCATAAGCGCTTACGGCCTACCCCATCCTGCAGGCCAAGTAGCCGTGCTCCTCCTTATCGCCTATGGCCTCTACTTCATCTGGTCGCGGGTCCCCACCCTAGCGCCGGAGGAAGGCCCAAAAGACCAAGAGCTCCCAGAGGGCTAG
- a CDS encoding RrF2 family transcriptional regulator, translated as MPVRSLLRREESYALHALLLLAEEPGLSAAEVAAKLKAPPAFMAKVLSKLAKAGLVESRMGRTGGVWLRIPPEEITLLRVMESLSGPVAIDLCATLKRCPTEERRGFCYLKPSLVRMNQEIRKTLAGFTLKDLLPETTKTA; from the coding sequence ATGCCGGTGCGGAGCCTCTTAAGACGCGAGGAGTCCTACGCTCTCCATGCGCTTTTGTTGTTGGCCGAGGAACCCGGCCTAAGCGCGGCGGAGGTCGCCGCCAAGCTCAAGGCCCCTCCTGCCTTCATGGCCAAGGTTCTCTCCAAGCTGGCCAAGGCAGGCCTGGTGGAAAGCCGCATGGGCCGGACCGGGGGGGTGTGGCTCCGGATTCCCCCAGAGGAGATCACCCTCCTCAGGGTGATGGAAAGCCTCTCCGGTCCCGTGGCCATAGATCTTTGCGCCACCTTAAAGCGCTGCCCCACCGAGGAGAGGCGGGGATTCTGCTACCTAAAGCCAAGCCTGGTGCGCATGAACCAGGAGATCCGGAAAACCCTTGCAGGTTTCACCCTAAAGGACCTCCTGCCCGAGACCACCAAGACCGCTTGA
- a CDS encoding DUF542 domain-containing protein — protein MVELTLKTTVNEVLQRYPEAVSLLNELGIDTCCGGADPLEEAARQAGKNPEEVLTALLAFLGRRGYEPSEEGPLR, from the coding sequence ATGGTGGAACTCACCTTAAAGACCACGGTAAACGAGGTGCTCCAACGCTATCCGGAAGCGGTGAGCCTACTCAACGAGTTGGGTATAGATACCTGCTGCGGCGGGGCCGATCCCCTGGAAGAAGCCGCCCGCCAAGCGGGGAAGAACCCAGAGGAGGTGTTAACTGCCCTCCTGGCCTTTTTGGGGAGGCGAGGATATGAACCTTCAGAAGAAGGCCCGCTACGGTGA